The Melioribacteraceae bacterium 4301-Me genome has a window encoding:
- a CDS encoding extracellular solute-binding protein, which translates to MKSIRLISFIFSFMILVSCSSKVEKRRDEIIYWSSNNTEEIEFAKYVVNKWNQINKNQKVKFQPVPEGQSSEEVILAAVVGKTTPDIYSNMWEGDVESYARAGVLVALDTLEGFMNFLYERCDSSVIKEVTSPDGHIYQIPWKINPVMMIYNVNEFRNLGFLEPPKTYSEFLEAAKKFQRDVNGDGYVDRWIGYAEVVVTWWQRLFDFYPLYLAASNGAPLVKNNKAVFNNEAAKKVFDFLRKLYKNNYFPKERLSVRQDVFLDGIIATRFTGPWEIPHTEKFKPEGFNYNFTNMLVPDNHEGPVYTYGDPKNIVIFKKCPNPNLALRFLMFALDEENDLKFLEITNQLPHRKNLDTNPKYLSYFSRNPKMKIFASEVKYVKGTDQSPQLREVFDLISQEYEACVIYGKKTPEEALNDAEKAVNLLFIK; encoded by the coding sequence ATGAAGAGCATTAGACTTATATCGTTTATTTTTTCATTTATGATTTTAGTCTCATGCAGCTCTAAAGTTGAGAAGCGCAGAGATGAAATTATATACTGGTCATCAAACAACACTGAGGAAATTGAATTTGCTAAGTATGTAGTTAATAAGTGGAATCAAATCAATAAAAATCAAAAAGTAAAATTTCAGCCTGTGCCAGAAGGGCAATCGAGTGAAGAAGTTATTCTTGCTGCAGTGGTTGGTAAGACCACACCAGATATTTACTCGAATATGTGGGAAGGTGATGTTGAATCTTATGCGCGTGCAGGTGTTTTAGTTGCTCTCGATACTCTTGAAGGATTTATGAATTTTTTATATGAAAGGTGCGACAGTTCTGTTATTAAAGAGGTGACCTCACCAGATGGACACATCTATCAAATACCTTGGAAAATAAATCCAGTAATGATGATTTATAATGTTAATGAATTCCGAAATTTAGGTTTTTTAGAACCGCCAAAGACATATTCTGAATTTTTAGAAGCAGCAAAAAAATTTCAGAGAGATGTAAATGGTGATGGATATGTTGATAGGTGGATTGGCTATGCTGAAGTTGTAGTTACTTGGTGGCAAAGACTATTTGATTTTTATCCGCTTTACTTAGCAGCATCAAACGGTGCTCCTCTCGTAAAAAATAACAAAGCTGTTTTTAATAATGAAGCGGCAAAAAAAGTGTTCGATTTCTTACGTAAACTTTATAAGAATAATTATTTTCCAAAGGAGAGATTGTCTGTACGACAGGATGTTTTTTTAGATGGAATTATTGCTACTAGATTTACAGGTCCCTGGGAAATTCCACATACAGAAAAATTCAAACCTGAAGGCTTTAATTATAATTTCACTAACATGCTGGTACCAGATAATCATGAAGGACCTGTATACACATACGGCGACCCTAAAAATATTGTTATATTTAAAAAATGTCCAAACCCCAATCTAGCTTTAAGATTTCTTATGTTCGCTCTTGATGAGGAGAACGATTTAAAGTTTCTCGAAATTACAAACCAACTGCCGCATAGAAAAAATTTGGATACTAACCCAAAATATTTGAGTTATTTTAGCAGAAATCCTAAAATGAAAATTTTCGCATCAGAGGTAAAATATGTAAAAGGAACGGATCAATCGCCTCAATTAAGGGAAGTTTTTGATTTGATATCACAAGAGTATGAAGCTTGCGTTATTTATGGTAAAAAAACTCCAGAAGAAGCATTAAATGATGCAGAGAAAGCTGTTAACCTTTTATTTATAAAATAA
- a CDS encoding carbohydrate ABC transporter permease produces MRKKIIPYLLVSPYLIYFLVFMAFPVGFSFFLTFTNWNIISPIEYAGLSNYKRLVNDAVFWKSLLNTFIFLIIHIPLQIIVSLFLAELLNQKIRLRGFFRAAFFLPVIVSGVVVTIIWQQLYGFDSGLLNRLLIKIGFSKVGWLTDPNLAMPSIAIMATWKNVGLYIVLFLVGLQTVPPQFYEAAELEGATHMQKFFKITLPIINPTIFMVVVLSTIGGFSLFIEPYVMTGGGPMNSTMSAVLYIYKQGFFYYHMGYAATLGLFFALLILAVVIIQKKFVERD; encoded by the coding sequence ATGAGAAAGAAAATAATTCCATATTTACTGGTATCGCCTTATTTGATTTATTTTTTAGTATTTATGGCCTTTCCAGTAGGTTTTTCTTTTTTCCTTACTTTTACGAATTGGAATATTATTTCTCCAATTGAATATGCTGGACTGAGCAATTACAAAAGATTAGTAAACGATGCTGTTTTTTGGAAATCACTTCTTAATACTTTTATCTTTTTGATAATTCATATACCGCTTCAAATTATAGTCTCTCTTTTTCTTGCAGAACTTCTTAATCAGAAAATTAGACTTCGAGGCTTTTTTAGAGCGGCGTTTTTCTTGCCGGTAATTGTATCTGGTGTAGTTGTAACTATTATATGGCAGCAGCTTTATGGCTTTGATTCGGGTTTGCTAAATCGTTTATTAATTAAAATTGGGTTTAGCAAGGTTGGATGGTTAACCGACCCTAATTTAGCAATGCCATCAATTGCTATCATGGCTACATGGAAAAATGTAGGCTTGTATATTGTACTTTTTTTAGTGGGCTTGCAAACTGTACCCCCTCAATTTTATGAAGCAGCTGAACTCGAAGGCGCTACTCATATGCAGAAGTTCTTTAAAATAACACTGCCAATAATAAATCCTACAATTTTTATGGTGGTTGTGCTTTCTACAATTGGTGGGTTTTCTTTGTTTATCGAACCTTATGTTATGACTGGCGGCGGACCGATGAATAGTACTATGTCGGCTGTACTTTACATTTATAAACAAGGTTTCTTTTATTATCACATGGGTTACGCAGCCACTCTTGGCTTGTTCTTTGCCTTATTAATTTTAGCTGTCGTCATAATTCAAAAGAAATTTGTTGAAAGAGATTAG
- a CDS encoding carbohydrate ABC transporter permease — MKKIFLYIFLSLAAIIFIYPFFWMVTASLASEKEIGSLIFLPSSFTFSSYLQLFDKIPILRAFFNSIVVSFAITLCVLVFGSMVGYALSKLEFKGRNLIFYIVIFTMTLPFQITLIPQYILIVKFKWVDTYAGLIAPYFMNALAIIMFRQYFKSIPQDLIDAARIDGCGELRIIFGILWPNSIPAIVTVGIITFMTSWNEVLWPLIVVRNENLMTLPQLITLFVVGGRAESQLGVKLAAATVLALPIIIAYLFFQKYFIQSMTSSGMKE; from the coding sequence ATGAAAAAAATTTTTCTTTACATATTTCTGAGTTTAGCAGCAATTATATTTATTTATCCATTTTTTTGGATGGTAACTGCTTCGCTAGCATCTGAAAAAGAAATTGGCAGTCTAATTTTCTTGCCTTCAAGTTTTACATTTAGCAGCTATTTGCAATTATTTGATAAAATTCCAATTCTTAGAGCATTTTTTAATAGCATAGTTGTTTCATTTGCAATTACTCTTTGCGTTCTTGTTTTTGGTTCTATGGTTGGATATGCATTGTCTAAACTCGAATTTAAAGGACGAAATCTGATTTTTTACATAGTAATTTTTACTATGACCCTCCCTTTTCAAATAACATTGATACCACAATATATTTTAATTGTTAAGTTCAAATGGGTTGATACTTATGCTGGTCTGATTGCCCCTTATTTTATGAATGCTCTTGCAATAATTATGTTTCGTCAATATTTCAAATCTATTCCACAGGATTTAATTGATGCTGCAAGAATTGATGGCTGCGGTGAGTTAAGAATTATTTTTGGAATTTTATGGCCTAATTCAATTCCGGCAATTGTTACTGTTGGAATAATTACTTTTATGACATCATGGAACGAAGTACTATGGCCTCTAATTGTTGTTAGAAATGAAAATTTAATGACTTTGCCGCAGCTTATAACTTTGTTTGTTGTAGGAGGAAGAGCAGAATCACAGCTTGGTGTTAAATTAGCCGCTGCTACGGTTCTTGCTTTGCCTATAATTATAGCCTATTTGTTCTT